A window of the Leucothrix mucor DSM 2157 genome harbors these coding sequences:
- a CDS encoding septal ring lytic transglycosylase RlpA family protein encodes MKNKISYMMLAIAPVLLAGCASVQSADSAKRAVNLERGQASFYADRYQSRKTASGERYDHGKRTAAHKTLPFGTRVKVTNTKNNKTVVVKINDRGPFVRGRIIDLSKSAFSRIGNTSAGILPVTLEVIE; translated from the coding sequence ATGAAAAATAAAATAAGCTATATGATGTTAGCGATTGCGCCGGTTTTACTGGCAGGGTGCGCGAGTGTGCAGTCTGCGGACTCTGCAAAGCGTGCTGTAAACCTTGAGCGCGGCCAAGCGTCGTTCTATGCCGATCGCTACCAGTCACGCAAGACGGCCAGTGGTGAGCGCTATGATCATGGTAAACGTACGGCGGCTCATAAAACTCTGCCATTTGGCACTCGGGTTAAAGTGACCAATACCAAGAACAACAAAACCGTTGTGGTGAAAATCAATGACCGTGGGCCATTTGTGAGGGGGCGAATTATTGATTTATCCAAGTCCGCCTTTAGTCGTATTGGCAATACCTCAGCAGGGATTCTTCCGGTGACGTTGGAAGTCATCGAGTAG
- a CDS encoding LysR substrate-binding domain-containing protein has translation MIKSRAILMELDAVESQFQQQGDEISGVIKVDMPSRFASTVVLPHLRDWLDSYPNVQIKISSADYTIDLVKEGIDCVVRVGDLNDSALIARPLAMYQPFNCVSPEYLEKFGEPKTLASLQDHLLIDYSPKMGNSQATFEYVEKGKTQQLPMPSVLAFNGTDAYLSACLSGLGVAQIPALGIREHLEAGRLIRILPKHEAAAMPVSLLYLSRRQVPRRLSLFMDWLEALVKRVTSTSG, from the coding sequence TTGATTAAATCCCGCGCAATTTTGATGGAGCTTGATGCTGTGGAAAGCCAATTCCAGCAACAGGGTGATGAAATCAGCGGGGTTATTAAGGTGGATATGCCAAGCCGTTTTGCCAGCACGGTGGTGCTTCCACATTTGAGAGACTGGCTGGATAGCTATCCTAACGTGCAGATTAAGATCAGCAGCGCAGACTACACTATCGATCTGGTAAAAGAGGGCATTGACTGCGTGGTGAGGGTGGGTGACTTAAACGATAGTGCTTTGATCGCGAGACCGTTGGCAATGTATCAACCCTTCAATTGTGTCAGCCCTGAGTACCTGGAAAAGTTTGGTGAACCAAAGACGCTTGCCAGTCTGCAGGATCACTTGTTAATTGATTACTCACCGAAGATGGGCAATAGCCAAGCGACGTTTGAGTATGTGGAGAAAGGTAAGACTCAGCAGCTACCCATGCCTAGTGTATTAGCTTTTAATGGTACGGATGCTTATCTGAGTGCCTGCTTGTCTGGCTTGGGGGTTGCGCAGATTCCAGCGCTTGGGATAAGAGAGCATTTGGAAGCCGGTCGCTTAATCCGCATACTTCCGAAGCATGAGGCCGCAGCGATGCCGGTATCGTTGCTTTATCTTTCACGCAGGCAAGTCCCCAGACGTTTATCGCTATTTATGGATTGGTTAGAAGCGCTAGTTAAGCGAGTAACAAGCACAAGTGGTTAA
- a CDS encoding GTPase family protein → MKKIKGLYRLLSDLSGSRWLIFMISALLPVLTIMGFGIVLAIKYDYLLMLSIAITISTLLVTVPLFFISRMAKQEEAEIHQEVLTQIKDGLVKTSSDWSQAELVIWNTSRAYTREQLKAGIEWANLHQAGFEILELVAQQFGKKTLGFSIPEGLKLFEEVSRRYKLVVKKNIPGIEYIKISHIKAGYKAYEKYGAVGQKVVTAAIWANHAKNLYYNPLKVVSDLTKEQATASMTKGFVDDMQLMAKEALLDEVAAVAIDLYSGRFSLEDADLQVSNASGVDEEHFAPALEPIRIVTVGQTGAGKSSIVNLLKDELAAEVDVLPSTQGSMVYDVIVNDIDVRVVDLQGLDGDTSTEKQMLKEMTQADLILWVLKANQSARDLDKQLNDKLALFYADPKNISYKKPVVIAVVNQVDKLKPIAEWEPPYDLENPASAKAKIIAQAVAYNRELMHSDIALPLSISTTKTHFGVETLKQTLVDGIVEANNVQRNRQRVEAMKRGVSFKKQFDKTVNVGKKIVRHTYKD, encoded by the coding sequence ATGAAGAAAATTAAAGGCTTATACCGTCTGCTATCGGATTTATCAGGCAGCCGTTGGTTGATTTTTATGATATCAGCGTTGCTTCCGGTGCTGACCATTATGGGCTTTGGTATCGTTTTAGCGATTAAATACGATTACCTACTGATGTTGTCGATCGCGATTACGATCAGTACTTTGTTGGTCACGGTGCCCTTGTTTTTTATCAGCCGAATGGCCAAGCAAGAAGAGGCGGAGATTCATCAGGAAGTACTGACTCAGATCAAAGATGGTCTGGTGAAAACTTCCAGCGATTGGTCTCAAGCAGAATTAGTGATTTGGAATACCTCAAGAGCTTACACACGGGAGCAATTGAAAGCAGGCATTGAGTGGGCCAACCTGCATCAAGCAGGCTTTGAGATTTTAGAATTGGTCGCCCAGCAATTCGGTAAAAAGACCTTAGGGTTTTCAATCCCCGAAGGCTTAAAGCTCTTTGAAGAGGTAAGCCGGCGCTACAAATTAGTGGTGAAAAAAAATATCCCAGGCATTGAGTACATTAAAATTTCTCACATTAAAGCGGGATACAAGGCTTATGAGAAATACGGCGCAGTCGGCCAAAAAGTGGTGACTGCAGCTATCTGGGCCAATCATGCCAAAAACCTCTACTACAATCCCTTAAAAGTCGTGTCCGACCTCACTAAAGAGCAGGCCACCGCTTCCATGACCAAGGGCTTTGTGGATGATATGCAGCTCATGGCGAAAGAGGCCTTGCTGGATGAGGTCGCGGCCGTGGCGATTGATTTATACAGCGGGCGATTTAGCTTAGAGGATGCGGACCTGCAAGTCTCGAATGCCTCTGGGGTGGATGAGGAGCATTTTGCGCCAGCCTTAGAACCAATTCGCATTGTTACCGTGGGTCAAACTGGGGCTGGAAAATCTTCGATTGTGAACCTGCTAAAAGATGAGTTGGCTGCAGAGGTTGATGTTTTACCCTCGACACAGGGCTCAATGGTGTATGACGTCATCGTTAATGATATTGATGTGAGGGTGGTTGATTTACAGGGTTTAGATGGCGATACGAGTACTGAAAAGCAGATGCTCAAAGAGATGACTCAGGCGGATTTGATTCTGTGGGTACTCAAAGCGAATCAATCGGCGCGTGATCTTGATAAGCAACTCAATGACAAGCTGGCTTTGTTTTATGCTGATCCTAAAAATATCTCGTATAAAAAGCCGGTGGTGATTGCAGTGGTGAATCAGGTTGATAAGTTAAAACCAATCGCCGAGTGGGAGCCGCCGTATGACTTGGAGAACCCAGCTAGCGCAAAAGCGAAGATTATCGCTCAGGCGGTTGCTTATAATCGGGAGCTGATGCATTCGGATATTGCTTTGCCGTTATCGATCTCAACCACTAAAACGCATTTTGGTGTGGAGACGCTTAAGCAAACTTTGGTTGATGGCATTGTTGAGGCGAATAATGTGCAGAGAAACCGGCAGCGAGTAGAGGCGATGAAGCGGGGCGTGTCATTTAAAAAGCAATTTGATAAGACGGTGAATGTCGGCAAGAAGATTGTTCGCCATACCTATAAGGATTAG
- a CDS encoding bpX6 domain-containing protein, with amino-acid sequence MTASIEQKSDELDRSALSGFYEVHGYFFANDFLKEADIRQRILTLWEDGSALYQLEIGYVLVQPTARFQQVSQTTGAALIKQGSTLSNRLRNNTSAATASKSAAKQLRLLYRGEWHHTALNNQNQYDPAQWFEAGDYECVVLAAHAPVIPDKPKSISFGKKTSTSEIVDKEDLKPSAELQQVLEDLKQKTTAARDAKPSKYSDYGTAKTGGSVLNKLKAGLSRLLMRSPLADAIGKAQAKFIEDTLQKFQDGNLEEALKRAIPIGSMKDALDSIDHPFTGRFMPRSELSISLQQSQGGQSISLDEQVLNMLKHTYQKAFDKLDAEGRIEEAAFVLVDLLQEIDQAISYLEKHKKYLMAAQIAEGHQVEPARIIRQWILADDWKRAIQIARISNRYEEAITLLSASHKAEADQLRWMLADMHYASGNLETAVEIGWPVMEKRPAVLAWLKESAALGGSLGTRHQLKLALYDQDGEDEYIPAIQQLFRDDSSSSAAQRLQLIDELNQYPTNSVAKSLASMAVRPYLRDVAKGWIHHDNSRWNRLITLADDHVLRTDVSRINISESNSKQPLRTQTQPVKYALSACFGRQILDCQRLADGSLLLAFGEAGVEHRSAQGELLASYADICHDIVMSDQGYQALLVAMHEGFQVVAVFDLVTRSTTYWQQTKLDTWADNYDGLSWIVAKADRLWVLDLQQPSMVSLWSLGDLKGDVTLIRRDPACFSFLVQSDTNNELWKYRLPDLFLKERTPLGQATLSDIPADMSSSGKLLLVSTDMTSFVFYPSNENEYHPINEGSCQQLRVFADWLVIGSESETSNHLSVYAYTEANVPTLLLKIPYPKGEELTCRGDGEFLLLHSDAGRVMVVELEYGAVVVELTV; translated from the coding sequence ATGACCGCAAGCATTGAACAAAAGAGTGACGAATTAGATCGCTCAGCGCTGTCAGGATTTTATGAAGTACATGGCTACTTTTTTGCGAATGACTTTCTTAAAGAGGCAGATATTCGCCAACGGATTCTGACGCTTTGGGAGGATGGCTCAGCGCTGTATCAACTTGAAATTGGCTATGTGCTGGTTCAACCCACCGCCCGCTTTCAGCAAGTCAGCCAAACCACTGGCGCGGCGCTGATAAAACAAGGCTCGACCTTATCCAATCGCCTTCGAAACAACACCTCAGCAGCAACTGCTAGCAAAAGCGCGGCGAAGCAACTGCGATTACTCTATCGTGGTGAATGGCATCACACGGCCCTAAACAACCAAAACCAATATGACCCGGCCCAATGGTTTGAAGCCGGTGACTATGAGTGCGTTGTTTTAGCGGCACACGCCCCTGTGATCCCCGACAAGCCTAAGTCTATCAGCTTTGGTAAGAAGACCAGCACCAGCGAAATCGTTGATAAAGAAGACCTAAAACCCAGCGCCGAATTACAACAAGTGCTGGAGGATTTAAAGCAGAAAACGACTGCCGCCAGAGATGCTAAGCCGTCAAAATATTCCGATTATGGCACTGCTAAAACTGGCGGCAGTGTACTCAATAAGCTCAAAGCGGGCTTATCGAGACTCCTCATGCGCAGCCCTTTAGCGGATGCCATTGGCAAGGCTCAGGCAAAATTCATCGAAGATACCCTCCAAAAATTTCAAGATGGCAATCTCGAAGAAGCCTTAAAACGCGCGATTCCAATAGGCAGCATGAAGGATGCACTGGATAGCATCGATCATCCTTTTACCGGGCGATTTATGCCGCGTTCTGAGTTGAGTATTAGCCTGCAACAAAGTCAGGGTGGCCAATCTATTTCTCTGGATGAGCAAGTCCTCAACATGCTCAAACACACCTATCAAAAAGCCTTTGATAAACTCGATGCAGAAGGCCGAATCGAAGAAGCGGCCTTTGTGTTAGTCGACTTGCTGCAAGAAATTGATCAAGCGATTAGCTATCTTGAAAAGCACAAAAAGTACTTAATGGCCGCTCAAATTGCCGAAGGTCATCAGGTCGAGCCTGCGCGTATCATTCGCCAATGGATACTGGCCGATGATTGGAAGCGTGCCATACAGATAGCACGCATCTCCAACCGCTATGAAGAAGCGATCACCCTACTCTCAGCCTCGCATAAAGCAGAAGCCGATCAACTCCGCTGGATGCTCGCAGACATGCACTATGCATCGGGTAATCTGGAAACGGCGGTGGAAATTGGCTGGCCCGTGATGGAGAAACGCCCCGCCGTTTTGGCGTGGTTAAAAGAGAGTGCCGCGCTAGGTGGCAGCTTGGGGACTCGACACCAGTTGAAGCTCGCACTCTATGATCAAGACGGCGAAGATGAGTACATACCCGCCATTCAACAGCTGTTTCGCGATGACAGCAGTAGCAGCGCGGCGCAGCGTCTACAACTCATTGACGAACTCAACCAGTACCCAACGAATTCAGTCGCCAAATCCTTAGCGTCAATGGCCGTGCGCCCTTATCTACGCGATGTGGCAAAAGGCTGGATACATCATGACAATAGCCGCTGGAATCGACTGATCACCTTAGCCGATGATCACGTATTACGGACCGATGTGTCGCGTATAAACATTAGCGAATCCAACTCAAAACAGCCTCTGCGCACCCAGACACAGCCAGTCAAATATGCGCTATCCGCCTGTTTTGGTCGTCAGATATTGGACTGTCAGCGCTTAGCGGATGGATCGTTATTGCTTGCGTTTGGTGAGGCCGGTGTGGAGCATCGCTCAGCGCAGGGAGAATTACTGGCTAGCTATGCGGATATTTGCCATGATATTGTGATGTCGGATCAGGGTTATCAGGCATTGCTGGTGGCAATGCATGAAGGCTTCCAAGTTGTCGCTGTGTTTGATTTGGTGACACGTTCAACAACCTACTGGCAGCAAACCAAGCTCGATACCTGGGCTGATAATTATGATGGTTTGAGCTGGATTGTCGCCAAGGCAGACCGCCTCTGGGTATTGGATTTGCAACAACCCTCGATGGTCTCGTTATGGTCACTCGGCGATTTAAAAGGTGACGTCACCCTTATACGTCGTGACCCAGCCTGCTTTAGCTTTTTGGTGCAAAGCGACACCAATAATGAATTATGGAAATACCGACTCCCTGATTTATTCTTAAAAGAGCGCACGCCTTTGGGGCAAGCCACACTCAGCGACATTCCTGCTGATATGAGTAGCTCCGGAAAACTGCTGCTGGTATCGACCGACATGACCTCGTTTGTATTCTATCCAAGTAATGAAAATGAATATCACCCTATCAATGAAGGAAGCTGCCAACAGCTGCGGGTATTTGCGGATTGGCTGGTCATCGGGTCTGAATCGGAGACGAGTAATCACTTGAGTGTTTAT
- a CDS encoding LysR family transcriptional regulator: MDRFEAMQRFLLVAQYGSFTRASEALDLPKSSISSSVQFLERKLGTWGHGYFIAAPVESR, translated from the coding sequence ATGGATAGGTTTGAGGCGATGCAGCGGTTTTTACTGGTTGCGCAATATGGAAGTTTCACCCGAGCGTCTGAGGCCTTGGATCTGCCTAAATCCAGTATTTCCAGTTCGGTGCAGTTTTTGGAAAGGAAGCTGGGGACCTGGGGACACGGTTATTTCATCGCAGCACCCGTCGAGTCACGTTAA
- a CDS encoding YcjF family protein: MFDQIKDSINPGKNPDLIHAHQFQRDNLPTLWLVGKTGAGKSTFIQAITGLSSVEVGNGFAPCTKTAQAYDFPEDKPLVRFLDTRGLGEADYDPEADLDEIGQLGHALVVVMKADEPEQSAVLSALKKIKQKKKIKHLLLIHSAVLLSDEKDRERQVTFNTQQVKAVWGDDFKSVAVDFETEDGSVYNYDTLVEALEEMLPVVGIIADVKGHSTIEEANFDLVKKEVLWYAGTAAASDLIPAVGLVSVPVIQAKLLYSLANQYGVEWNKRTFNELIGTLGSSFAVQYGVKLGVRQLIKFVPVYGQTVGAVTAAAMSFGTTYGLGRAACYYFYHKSKGVEVSPETMQDLYKDALKKGKAASGYEEN, encoded by the coding sequence ATGTTCGATCAAATAAAAGACTCCATCAATCCCGGTAAGAATCCTGACCTGATTCACGCGCACCAGTTTCAGCGAGACAACTTGCCGACCTTATGGCTGGTAGGCAAAACCGGTGCAGGCAAATCGACCTTTATTCAAGCCATCACCGGGCTTTCATCGGTTGAGGTCGGAAATGGCTTTGCGCCCTGTACCAAGACCGCGCAGGCTTATGATTTTCCGGAAGATAAGCCGCTGGTGCGTTTTTTAGATACGCGAGGGCTGGGTGAGGCGGACTATGACCCCGAGGCCGATCTGGACGAAATTGGTCAATTAGGCCATGCGCTCGTGGTGGTTATGAAAGCTGATGAGCCAGAGCAGTCTGCGGTGTTGAGCGCGCTTAAAAAGATTAAACAGAAAAAGAAGATTAAACACTTATTACTGATCCACAGTGCTGTGCTGCTGTCGGATGAAAAAGATCGCGAGCGCCAAGTTACTTTTAATACGCAACAGGTAAAAGCAGTCTGGGGCGATGATTTTAAATCGGTGGCTGTTGATTTTGAAACTGAGGATGGCTCGGTTTACAACTACGATACGCTGGTGGAGGCGCTGGAGGAAATGCTGCCCGTGGTCGGAATCATCGCCGATGTTAAAGGCCATTCAACCATTGAAGAAGCGAATTTCGATCTGGTCAAAAAAGAAGTGCTTTGGTATGCAGGGACTGCCGCGGCCAGTGATTTGATTCCCGCCGTAGGCTTAGTGTCCGTGCCAGTCATTCAAGCGAAATTGCTGTACAGCTTGGCGAATCAATACGGCGTTGAGTGGAATAAGCGCACCTTCAACGAACTCATTGGCACATTGGGCAGCAGCTTTGCTGTGCAATACGGGGTGAAGCTAGGAGTTCGGCAGTTGATTAAATTTGTTCCCGTATATGGGCAAACGGTGGGTGCAGTGACCGCTGCGGCAATGAGTTTTGGGACGACCTACGGCCTCGGTCGGGCGGCGTGCTATTACTTCTATCACAAGAGTAAAGGCGTTGAAGTCTCACCAGAGACAATGCAGGACTTATATAAAGATGCCCTTAAAAAAGGCAAGGCGGCGTCGGGTTATGAAGAAAATTAA
- a CDS encoding SDR family NAD(P)-dependent oxidoreductase: MNKLALITGGSRGLGKNSALTLADKGIDVVFTYHSNQSAAQAVVDAIESKGGKAAALQLDVGDLSSFPTFVESLKSTLENNFGRDRIDYLVNNAGPGDNVSFAETTEAQFDALMNVHLKGTFFFTQSLLPVIQDGGRIINISSGLTRFSLPGYCAYAMMKGGVEVMTRYLAKELSARQIRVNTLAPGAIETDFRGGAVRDNLAINKQIASLTALGRVGLPDDIGGIVASLLSDETAWITAQRIEASGGMFI, encoded by the coding sequence ATGAATAAACTCGCACTAATCACAGGTGGCAGCCGTGGCTTAGGCAAGAACAGCGCCTTAACACTCGCCGATAAAGGAATTGATGTGGTCTTTACCTATCACAGCAACCAAAGTGCGGCACAAGCAGTCGTCGATGCGATTGAGAGTAAAGGCGGAAAAGCCGCGGCATTACAACTAGATGTCGGCGATCTCAGCAGCTTCCCGACTTTTGTAGAGAGTCTAAAGTCGACACTAGAGAACAACTTTGGACGCGACCGCATTGATTATCTGGTCAACAATGCAGGTCCCGGAGATAACGTATCCTTTGCAGAAACCACTGAGGCGCAATTTGATGCCTTAATGAATGTGCATTTAAAAGGAACCTTCTTTTTCACCCAATCCCTGCTGCCCGTCATTCAGGATGGAGGAAGGATTATCAATATCTCATCCGGCCTGACACGGTTCAGCCTGCCGGGCTACTGCGCCTATGCAATGATGAAAGGCGGTGTTGAAGTCATGACGCGCTACTTAGCGAAAGAGCTCAGTGCGCGACAAATTCGAGTAAACACACTCGCCCCCGGAGCCATTGAAACCGATTTTCGCGGCGGCGCAGTCAGAGACAATTTAGCCATTAACAAACAGATCGCTAGCCTAACCGCACTAGGCCGAGTCGGCTTACCCGATGACATTGGCGGCATCGTTGCCTCCCTACTCAGTGATGAGACTGCTTGGATTACCGCACAAAGGATTGAAGCTTCAGGTGGGATGTTTATTTAA
- a CDS encoding 2OG-Fe(II) oxygenase family protein — translation MSLNQLQLARALDLPSRDAMLSRDPSVQQFWDSNSNLLSNAWKEWEENQKDSLPPLDSSLLDKKLRDAVMQAWEDPSKELAIKDLLQEVAPDVFQFQFFDPERLADLRGYLEGVWNAQIPLRPPYGIVLNRRGAMLDRRSEGYLAAPSFQAFYQEIVDRYMRPISRLLFPEIMGYDSQAFGFSIYYEPNTDNSIRPHTDASSVTLNINLNLPSEDFTGSAVDFYDQTMGRKIALNFKPGTAMLHRGNIAHAAQPITSGERTNFVLWLFGDRGQLPMQGAQRVEVDASKRWVESTVVQDNYAPF, via the coding sequence ATGTCACTTAATCAATTACAGCTCGCACGCGCTTTAGACCTACCTTCACGGGATGCAATGCTTAGCCGTGATCCGTCAGTGCAACAGTTTTGGGATAGCAATAGCAACTTACTCAGCAATGCGTGGAAAGAATGGGAAGAGAACCAGAAAGATAGCCTCCCTCCTCTGGACAGTTCACTGCTGGATAAGAAGCTACGCGATGCCGTGATGCAAGCATGGGAAGATCCAAGCAAAGAATTGGCGATTAAGGATTTGTTGCAAGAAGTTGCGCCTGATGTTTTCCAGTTCCAGTTCTTTGATCCGGAGCGTCTTGCCGATTTACGTGGCTATTTGGAAGGCGTTTGGAATGCACAAATTCCACTGCGTCCGCCGTATGGAATCGTACTGAATCGTCGTGGTGCGATGCTTGATCGTCGCTCAGAAGGCTACCTTGCTGCGCCAAGTTTCCAAGCGTTTTACCAAGAGATAGTTGATCGGTATATGCGCCCGATCTCACGACTGCTGTTTCCGGAAATAATGGGATATGACTCGCAGGCGTTCGGCTTTTCGATCTATTACGAGCCAAATACCGACAACTCGATTCGCCCACATACCGATGCGTCTTCAGTGACACTGAACATCAATCTGAATCTGCCAAGCGAAGACTTTACCGGGTCTGCTGTCGACTTTTACGACCAGACAATGGGACGCAAGATCGCGCTAAACTTTAAGCCCGGCACCGCCATGCTGCACCGTGGCAACATTGCACATGCCGCTCAGCCAATCACCAGTGGCGAGCGGACTAACTTTGTACTGTGGTTGTTTGGCGACCGTGGGCAACTGCCAATGCAAGGCGCTCAGCGTGTTGAGGTTGATGCCAGTAAGCGCTGGGTTGAGTCAACAGTGGTGCAGGATAACTACGCGCCGTTTTAA
- a CDS encoding AAA family ATPase: MPSLKETAQHIKHSAQQASAGLVDRETLVDLILLSCVAEEHLLIIGPPGTGKSAVVRAVSDMFDSQYFEYLLGRFTEPSELFGPIDLQKLKDGIVETSTKNMLPEADIVFLDEVFLGSTAILNALLGILNERTFRRGQTQLKCPLRICVAASNHLPQDDSLAAFADRFLVHYFVDNVPDSQLESLLENGWQYQYKTAIEKIELSHLDQLTAACRQADMSGIIRPLADCIRLLRKANILLSDRRIIKAQRLIAAAAILDGRDNPTTQDLWPLLYVVGDEHAQQTARDLLKDTFATSQNETLTAAAEHASKGPLARSQQLQTAVNALLAQPVGERDTLALEALGREIDTQFSLETLPEGLKQAREALLVALGTVA; this comes from the coding sequence ATGCCATCTTTAAAAGAAACTGCTCAGCATATCAAGCACTCCGCACAACAAGCCTCCGCAGGCTTAGTGGACCGTGAAACCTTAGTCGATCTCATTCTCCTTTCTTGTGTTGCAGAAGAGCATCTACTTATCATCGGCCCACCAGGTACGGGAAAGAGCGCGGTGGTCCGTGCCGTCTCTGACATGTTTGATAGCCAATACTTTGAATACTTGCTGGGCCGCTTCACTGAGCCCAGCGAGTTATTCGGGCCAATTGACCTACAAAAACTGAAAGATGGCATCGTCGAAACCTCCACCAAAAACATGCTGCCAGAAGCTGACATTGTCTTTTTGGACGAAGTGTTTCTGGGCTCAACCGCAATCTTGAATGCGCTGCTAGGGATTCTCAACGAAAGAACTTTCAGGCGTGGCCAAACGCAATTGAAATGCCCGCTGCGAATTTGCGTGGCAGCGTCTAACCATTTACCACAAGATGATTCATTGGCGGCATTTGCAGATCGCTTCCTCGTACACTATTTTGTCGATAATGTGCCAGACTCACAGTTGGAAAGCTTGCTGGAAAACGGTTGGCAGTATCAGTATAAAACGGCCATTGAAAAAATCGAACTTAGCCATCTGGATCAACTCACGGCTGCTTGTCGCCAAGCGGATATGAGCGGGATTATCAGACCACTCGCTGACTGCATTCGCCTATTGCGTAAAGCCAATATTCTGCTATCTGACCGCCGCATTATTAAAGCCCAGCGCTTGATTGCCGCCGCTGCCATATTAGATGGACGCGATAATCCGACGACACAAGATTTATGGCCGTTGTTGTATGTGGTGGGTGATGAACACGCTCAGCAAACAGCACGTGATTTATTAAAAGACACCTTCGCCACCTCGCAAAATGAAACATTAACCGCCGCCGCTGAACATGCCTCCAAAGGCCCACTGGCGCGCTCGCAGCAATTGCAAACTGCGGTCAACGCACTACTAGCGCAACCCGTGGGAGAAAGAGACACCTTAGCGCTGGAAGCACTGGGCCGTGAGATCGACACACAGTTCTCTCTGGAGACCTTACCCGAAGGCTTAAAGCAGGCAAGAGAAGCCTTATTGGTGGCGTTAGGAACGGTTGCGTGA
- a CDS encoding SGNH hydrolase domain-containing protein: MNGFRARVSGAVLTSIVLLTSGMVAANAAGLRQQLIKYSNTDYSGEYTFRHCKAITKQPFDLKASKRKVLIIGDSQACDFYNGAVETGNLKNYQVSLRYIPYSCQPTFDHNVIAPKDRPLCAQEARVDNLRLAAEQIKNADVVIFAARWKQKAARALPHTLKYLKLRPNQRVIVLGNKNFGKISIRNYLRMSPDKLLELSNDVPRHIRRVNAILKEGLTGTRARFIDQQKVLCDGSDKHCEVFTNNHELISYDGWHLTEPGARYAGTLLFRETMLRELR; this comes from the coding sequence ATGAATGGATTCAGAGCACGCGTATCCGGGGCTGTATTAACCAGCATCGTATTGCTGACCTCGGGAATGGTCGCGGCTAATGCAGCCGGACTGCGCCAACAACTAATTAAATACTCCAACACTGACTACAGTGGCGAGTACACCTTTCGCCATTGCAAAGCGATTACCAAACAACCTTTCGACCTGAAAGCCAGCAAGCGCAAGGTGCTGATCATCGGCGATAGTCAAGCCTGTGATTTTTATAATGGCGCGGTTGAAACGGGAAACCTCAAGAACTACCAAGTCAGCTTGCGCTACATTCCCTATAGCTGCCAGCCAACCTTTGATCACAATGTCATCGCCCCGAAAGACCGGCCGCTTTGTGCTCAGGAAGCACGCGTCGATAATTTGAGATTGGCCGCTGAGCAAATAAAAAATGCCGACGTCGTCATTTTCGCCGCACGTTGGAAGCAAAAAGCAGCCCGCGCATTGCCGCATACCCTGAAGTATTTGAAGCTACGCCCGAACCAACGGGTGATTGTTTTGGGCAATAAAAACTTCGGTAAAATTAGCATCCGCAATTACTTACGCATGTCGCCAGACAAGTTACTGGAGCTCTCCAACGATGTGCCTCGCCACATTCGTCGTGTTAATGCGATCTTAAAAGAAGGACTCACCGGCACCCGTGCGCGCTTTATCGATCAGCAAAAAGTCTTGTGCGATGGTTCCGATAAGCATTGTGAAGTCTTTACCAACAACCACGAATTGATCTCCTACGACGGTTGGCACTTAACCGAACCCGGCGCGCGTTATGCCGGTACTTTGCTGTTCAGAGAGACAATGCTGAGGGAGTTAAGATAA